GGAGACTCCACAACCTCCAAAACTTTGTGCTTGATTCTCCCTTGCTACTCCTAGCTTCCACCATTTTCACACTGTTAGATCAAACCAGCAAGTGGAGCACAAAGGATGGTGGGTATGCAAGGGGCGATGGTGACTGTAGTTTCCACTTCAGGTTAGTTAGGCAGTTAGGAGAAACGTGGCCATACTTCCAGAATATGAGCACCTGGAATTTATCAACTCAGAAACACAGCTGCAGacaattcagcagtttaagaatATGTCAAGAATCCCAGGCAGGTTTTTCTTGAggaaaattttaagaaaaacctcAGGAAGATAATGGTTAATGGGGCCTGTTGTGTTGCCCTGTGTATATCTTgcctttataaataaagcttgACCTGACTCGGCTTGCTATTTGTACAGCAGATTAGGGGTCAACCAATCACCGTATCAGTGTTTTATTCCACTGTTCACGATAAGATTAATTAAAAAGTCTGCTACTTTGGCTCTGCTGCATCTGTGTTTTCCCCTCTGGCTCAGCTCTTCCTCAGCCTCTCACTTAATGTGCCACCCATAACactatctgattggctaagaCGTCACATGAGTTAGTATTTTATTtagtgatttattgcttgtgtttgttaaaaaatatgtaagacAAGGAACTAAAAACTGCACATAATTGCTATAgcagtgttttaaaaattaattgtgattagataattttcccaaatcaatcaataataaaagtaataacttttaaatgatcttttaatattttgaactATTGTAGCAGGTCATGAGAGTCTGATTTGGTGTGATTGTGATTTCCctgaattttattttcaacttcTTGACTAAGATTGGATGTTTTGGTGAATTTTGGAGTCAAATAACTAGGGATGTGTGAAGTTAAAtggttcagttttttttaatcaaattagcTAGCACGAGATTTGTGAGCCGGTTAGACTACTTACCAATAATTTtaataaacacaggcttgaaatcctggtctaaAATGCTCGTGCAGACTGTAAtaaacctcctgccactaggaGCCACTGTAGCATTAGtgaatggctgctgccttcctgtctgagctttcccctGGCGCTTCACTGGacgtaaacatgagaagcttagcagttagcatgtagtaggaacagctcagtatgacagtttttaagtaataaatggaaataaaatggtATACAGGCTGTCGAGTGTTGGGCTCATGTATAACTtctcaaccaaagtgaaaagaggccacatatcaaagcacgatattaatctgcaaaaagaaacaaatgctggcggagctagctgctaaagttagcaggtgtgatgtgagcctgatacaCTCTGTACAGCATGGCTAACACAGTGACCCAgagatgaatttgactgttcaAGTATTGTCGGTTAAACTCAATTTAAATACGCATAAGAACATCCCTACAAATAACACTATTTTCTGACTAAAACTGTTCCAAATGTCCCTTTGTGTTCCACAGAATATGGCTGATTCCTTCCTGGATGGTGACATGACGCTAGACTCCTTCATTGACGCCTATCAGAGCAATAGAAAGCTGGCACATTTGAGGAGGGTTAAGATTGAAAAGCTGCAGGAGATGGTGCTGCAGGGCCAGCAGCTCCCCCAAGCACCCGTCCCATCCTCACGATCTCAGGATATGTCAGCAGCAGCCAGAGCCTCATCCTCCGCTCATCTAACGGAGTCCAGCAGCAGCTCCTCCCCTGCCCAGGCTAAGAGGaaacctccacctcctcccACCCAGCCAGCCCCAATTCTAAACAGCGCTTCTTCTGCTTCCTCCCAGCCTCCGGCCTTCTCAGCATCACCGTACCCGCCAATCCCTCCTAGAACAGGCCAACCCTTTCCTAATGTCTCTTCTGGCTACCCCAACCACTTCCTATCTCAGTACCCACCTGCACTGCCTCAGAGGCCCAGTCCTCGTATGGCTCCGCAGCCTGGCTTCATCATCCAGTAATTCAGAGCAGATGCCACTGAGAAGACACATTGGGTGTCTTAGACTTTCCACAACTGGATCTCCTCCAGAAGCATTTCTTCTATGTCATCAGCCTTTTGAAAATACGACCCATCAAAACACATGGACTGACCTGCTCTGGCTGCTCTGCTAATGTTTAGCTGAGGCAAATCTCTGAATTTGCACTCTTCTCTCTGTCGCATCAACAATCTAGACAAGAAAGATGCGACAGCATCAGCCTAGAGTGGTTCTAGCCTCAGTGTCTTCAGTAAAAGGGCCCTCTGCGGGCTGTACAGACACACTTGTGTttcttaaagtcactgagctggGATTTTTCATTTATCTGCACTTTCTGTCTCCAGATAGTCTCCTAAGCTCTGCATGCCCATAATTCTCTTGTCTCTCGCCCTCTGTCTGATTTGTTCTTAATGCTTTTAAAGGGCACGAAATCATTCAGACTGATAAGATAAGTCATTTCTATCTGCAGCACACTAATTTACTAATAATGTATATGCAAGCAATGAGAGACCCTAATTACTGTGCAGCAATGTATTCTGGCCAAACTGCAACTATACTGTgattttatatacatatatataaaatcCACTAGGTACATGGAAATATTTGAACTTCACTATCTTTCTATGAGATTGTACTAATAATCTTGATAGTTGCCAGGATAGAAAAAGTGATTAATGTGGACAGCTTTGGTAGGTGGATCTCTTTGTGCATTTGTCTTATGAGACTCCAGATCTTCCTGGTTCAAGATGTCTGACTGTCCAGTTCAGGGCACAAGTCACAAGAGAATTCAGGGAGAGGATTCCAGCAGAGCAATTGTCACAAACAGCTTACCTGTTGACCCTTGCCTGAAATGAAGGATTTATGCAAAGGCTGTAGAGTACACTCCATATGCGTGTCATTTTCTGCAGGCTACTGCTGTTATTAAACACTCCTGGTTGATGTCCAttgtctttaaaactgtaaGTTGGGATAAGAGAGGAAGCCAACACACTGGCTCTGATAAACCTGTTCAGTTTTCTCTTACACTAAACACCAAAGACTCCCCacatgtgtgtatgtgcgtgtgcgcgtgtttgtgtgtaaagatGTTGGCCCGACTTCTACACGGAGATTTTGCAAGATCACTTTGACTTTGGGAGGAAACTTTTTCAGGTGCAATAAAAACACCTCTCTTCCCAAAGGCTGTAGCTCTGCACTGTTGAAGAGCCAAGAGTGCCTACACTTGAAATTATCATGTCCTGCTGACAATACCACGTTTCTCCATGCTCATCTGTAGCCCCCTACCTAccgttaaaaaaaagaaaactgatttgatttttattcttctGCAACTATTGTTTGGTTTTACCAGAAGACAGTTTTAAGAACATGACTGTCATTTAATCAGGTTTAGCTTCTTATTAGGCACAAAGGGCAAGAATAGAGTAATAATAGCTAGAGATGTTTCAACACCATTTTTCGCTTCCTGATACCGATTCAGATAACAGAGCGTCGGGTACTGGCCGATTCAGGTACCGATCAGATACCAGCATAAACTTTCTGGACAGACTGCTGTAGAGAAATGGCACAATTGTAGCCCTACAGGGAGCTCAGAACAtagctcaacaaatagaatggTAATGTTCAGCCTCTCTGTGAccctttaaattgtttttactgCTAATTATTGTGGGTTTTAccactaaatattaaaataacaattacacagagggacacatcacagcctctctacctctctttctctccattatgctctattccaGTGGTTGCCAACCGTTTTTCCCTAGAACCCCCCTATTCATACCTCagttgggccaaaaccttgtatcaccatttttaatcattttaatcctttttccTTCATAAATGGGTCCTATTAGTCACCCTGTATGCATTTGAGTGggctttaaccaattttagagcaatgaaaagtgtcaaaaagatgctgattaTGAccattaaatgttaaattaatttcaaaatatatctgtttttttttccattacctGAAAAGTTGTGATTTTGGATATGAAGTTTTGGCCCAATGCTAGTGATATGTACATCTAAATTTGACAACATCAGAACAGGCAGGGTCCAGCACCCCCCCTtagatctttggcacccccctAGAGGTCCCttgaccccaggttgggaaccactgctctattcaGGCACTTGTGTTTaagcatgcacagtttgacagCATGATGCgacgacagaacagcctgccattgatAAACTACACTACACGGGCTCGACAGGCAGTCATtaacaaagcattctgggaaaacaatgTGGCCACTAACATTCATGATAGTGctaataaatgatcaaaaattgatttagtaaaaaacaaatttagagGCTACGATATATGATCCAACAGTCACTGAAACTTTAATAGCCAGTGTCATTTCTTGTCATGTATGACAACGCTGGCATCGGATCAGTGCATTAACATACTCACCAATACCGATACCTGCATTTTCAGCAGTACCGGgcatatttctgatactggtatctgAATCGAACAACTTTAATAACAGCCACGTGTTTAGTATAACTCTATAATTGCCTTCTGAAAGAAACAAGAGACCAAGATGTTTTCTGTCTAATGGAGCTTTTGTTTCTGCATCTCTTTTACTCCTGTATTATTTCTTTTCGGTTTTCCTGGGGTTgatattaagatttttttgcacGTGTTGCTGTTAAAcctttttaatttgtaaaataacAGGGCTCAGGAAagttttatgtcataatttagGGAAACTGTCTCACCCTAACGTAAAGAATAGATGACGCATACCTGTCATGAGGCAAACCACAAATTCTGCAAAGGCATAAACATTAACATCTCCATCCAACAGCATGGACCAACTAACAACGGATCATTCTTTTCTGCATGCTCTTTGTGTTTGGTCTGAGGATTCCTCTGTAGTACTTTTTTAAGCTGTTGAGCTGCTTTTTACTTTCAACTGATCCTCTATATGCATTGTTTATTAGTGGTTGGTGATGTTTTATGTAATGTTGTAGGTATTTACTTAGTATATTGAATGTTTAAGTGGAATTCAAtgttattttcaaattaaataaatctCAAAGTTTTGTATCAGCTTTTATCCATTTGCATTACTGTTATACAACATAAACATCTCACTGAATGCCTACCAATTCTCCAGTTGGCTCATGCAGCTTCTGTATGAGTCTCAAAAGAAAGGGCTGCAACATTTTCAAggcaacatgtttttaaaaatgaaaatgatagCATCTAGTGTTCCTAAGTTGATATTGCATGACCTTTTTATGTTAAGCTTGAGAGTCCTGTTGCTCCTGGCCACCTTCAGCTTGTTTTTGTTAGGTATAGTTAAGGGTATAGTTTATACCTCAGTGCCTGTCTGTTAAAATTACTAcaggtgcatttaaaaaaaatgactgtc
The Cheilinus undulatus linkage group 5, ASM1832078v1, whole genome shotgun sequence DNA segment above includes these coding regions:
- the vps37ba gene encoding VPS37B subunit of ESCRT-I a; the encoded protein is MSSLNSKFSDYTMTQLNEFLEDDEKLTKMVQEMDEMQEVQNSKEKTLVSNRTLAEQNLALQPRLELKKEQLTKRYSCLQESFESYQLRKSTLDHKSGNTSLETLLALLQAEGAKIEEDTENMADSFLDGDMTLDSFIDAYQSNRKLAHLRRVKIEKLQEMVLQGQQLPQAPVPSSRSQDMSAAARASSSAHLTESSSSSSPAQAKRKPPPPPTQPAPILNSASSASSQPPAFSASPYPPIPPRTGQPFPNVSSGYPNHFLSQYPPALPQRPSPRMAPQPGFIIQ